Proteins encoded in a region of the Vicia villosa cultivar HV-30 ecotype Madison, WI linkage group LG5, Vvil1.0, whole genome shotgun sequence genome:
- the LOC131607237 gene encoding UDP-glycosyltransferase 79B30-like: MDSSFSLHIAMYPWFAMGHQTAFLHLANKLAKKGHTITFFTPKTAQSKLEPFNLHPHLVTFITITVPHVEGLPPNAETTADVPYPLQTHLMTAMDLTQPDIETHLPNLKPHVVFYDFTHWIPSLTKRLGIKALHYCTASSVMVGYTLSPARYFKGNNLTEFDLMEPPSGYPDSSIKLYHFEAKASAAKRKQTFGSNLLFYDRQAISLNEADALGFRTCREIEGPYLDYIQKQFNKPVLTSGPVILEKSNSILDENWSTWLGGFKTDSVVYCCFGSECVLRPNQFQELMLGLELTGMPFFAALKPPFGFTTVEEALPEGFAERIKGRGVVYGGWVQQQLILEHPSVGCFITHCGSGSLSEALVNKCQLVLLPNFGDQILNARMMGNNLKVGVEVEKGEDGMYTKDSVCKAVRSVMDDESESSKKVRANHAKIREMLLNKDLESSYIDDFCNKLQEIVVEKN, translated from the coding sequence ATGGATTCATCATTTTCTTTACACATAGCAATGTATCCATGGTTTGCCATGGGTCATCAAACTGCATTCCTTCACTTAGCTAACAAGTTAGCCAAAAAAGGTCACACCATCACTTTTTTCACACCTAAAACAGCACAATCTAAGTTAGAACCATTCAATCTCCACCCTCACTTAGTCACTTTCATCACTATCACAGTTCCTCACGTTGAAGGTCTTCCTCCCAATGCAGAAACAACAGCTGATGTTCCATACCCTTTACAAACCCACCTCATGACTGCCATGGATCTAACACAACCCGACATCGAAACTCATCTCCCTAATCTCAAACCTCACGTTGTTTTCTATGATTTCACACATTGGATTCCATCTTTAACCAAACGTTTAGGCATCAAAGCCCTTCATTATTGCACTGCTAGTTCGGTTATGGTTGGTTACACTCTATCACCAGCTAGATATTTTAAGGGAAATAATTTAACCGAATTTGATCTCATGGAACCTCCTTCTGGTTACCCTGATTCATCCATCAAGCTTTATCATTTTGAAGCAAAAGCTTCTGCTGCTaaaaggaaacaaacctttggtaGCAATCTTCTTTTCTACGATCGACAAGCCATTTCCTTGAATGAAGCTGATGCCTTGGGATTCAGAACATGCAGAGAAATTGAAGGACCTTATCTTGATTACATACAGAAACAGTTTAACAAACCGGTTCTTACTTCAGGACCTGTTATACTcgaaaaatcaaattctattttgGATGAAAATTGGTCTACTTGGCTTGGTGGATTCAAAACAGATTCAGTTGTTTATTGTTGTTTTGGAAGTGAATGTGTTTTAAGACCAAATCAATTTCAAGAATTAATGCTTGGTCTTGAGTTAACTGGTATGCCATTTTTTGCAGCTTTGAAACCACCTTTTGGTTTTACAACAGTTGAAGAAGCATTACCAGAAGGGTTTGCAGAAAGGATTAAAGGAAGAGGTGTTGTTTATGGTGGTTGGGTTCAACAGCAACTGATTTTGGAACATCCTTCTGTTGGGTGCTTCATTACACATTGTGGTTCAGGTTCTTTGTCTGAGGCATTGGTGAATAAGTGTCAATTGGTTTTGTTGCCAAATTTTGGTGACCAAATATTGAATGCTAGAATGATGGGAAATAACTTGAAAGTTGGTGTGGAAGTTGAGAAAGGCGAAGATGGAATGTATACTAAAGATAGTGTTTGCAAAGCTGTGAGAAGTGTGATGGATGATGAAAGTGAAAGCAGTAAGAAAGTGAGGGCTAATCATGCTAAGATTAGAGAGATGTTGCTTAATAAAGATCTTGAGTCATCTTATATTGATGATTTCTGCAACAAGCTTCAAGAGATTGTTGTTGAAAAGAATTGA